From the genome of Leptodactylus fuscus isolate aLepFus1 chromosome 1, aLepFus1.hap2, whole genome shotgun sequence, one region includes:
- the UNC119B gene encoding protein unc-119 homolog B — translation MSGSNREAAKEERKKAGGGVINRLKARRGQGRDGGDSDHRAVIPVTEHELLGLKELRPEHVLGLTRVTENYLCKPEENIYGIDFTRFKIRDLETGTVLFEISKPCTEQEDEDEEAGQVDSSAGRFVRYQFTPAFLRLRKVGATVEFTVGDKPVKSFRMIERHYFRDRILKSFDFDFGFCIPNSSNTCEHMYEFPQLSEELIRLMIDNPYETRSDSFYFVDNKLVMHNKADYAYNGGQ, via the exons ATGAGCGGGTCGAACCGTGAAGCGGCTAAGGAAGAACGCAAGAAAGCGGGGGGCGGGGTAATAAACCGTCTGAAGgcgcggagggggcagggcaggGACGGAGGCGATTCCGATCACAGAGCAGTGATTCCGGTCACCGAGCACGAGTTGCTGGGCCTGAAGGAGCTGAGACCGGAGCACGTCCTAGGCCTGACAAGAGTCACAGAGA ATTACTTGTGTAAACCGGAGGAAAACATTTACGGCATCGACTTCACTCGCTTTAAGATCCGGGATCTGGAGACCGGCACCGTGCTCTTTGAGATCTCCAAGCCGTGCACAG AacaagaagatgaagatgaagaagcAGGACAGGTGGATAGTAGTGCTGGACGTTTTGTACGATATCAGTTCACACCAGCATTTCTTAGGCTTCGGAAAGTTGGCGCTAC TGTGGAGTTCACCGTAGGCGATAAACCAGTGAAGAGCTTCCGAATGATTGAAAGGCATTATTTCCGTGATCGCATCCTTAAAAGCTTTGATTTTGACTTTGGTTTTTGCATCCCAAACAGCAGTAACACATGTGAACACATGTATGAATTTCCACAACTTTCAGAAGAACTTA TTCGCTTGATGATTGATAACCCATATGAGACCAGATCTGATAGTTTCTACTTTGTGGATAACAAGCTCGTCATGCACAATAAAGCAGATTATGCCTACAATGGTGGCCAGTAA
- the ACADS gene encoding short-chain specific acyl-CoA dehydrogenase, mitochondrial, translating into MLRGITVLCRSWRPLRIAPRGLHTVYQTVELPDTHRMLRDTCREFAERELQPIAAQLDREHRYPREQVQKMGQMGLLSVDIPEDLGGAGLDYLAYSIAMEEISRGCASTGVVMSVNNSLYLGPVFKNATEEQKKKWITPFCSGDKVGCFALSEPGNGSDAGAANTVARLDGEEWVLNGTKSWITNAWEASAAVVFATTDKSKKHKGISAFLVEMPTPGLSLGKKEDKLGIRASSTANLIFEDCRIPRENLLGQAGMGFKIAMQTLDAGRIGIASQALGIAQAALDCAVDYAEKRIAFGAPITKLQAIQFKLADMALALESARLLTWRAAMLKDNKKPFTKEAAMAKLAASEAATKLSHQAIQILGGMGYVTEMPAERHYRDARITEIYEGTSEIQRLVIANQLLKEYQH; encoded by the exons ATGTTACGGGGAATTACCGTCTTGTGCCGGTCATGGAGGCCGCTGCGCATAG CTCCCCGGGGCTTGCACACGGTGTATCAGACGGTTGAGTTACCGGACACTCACCGCATGCTGCGGGACACATGCAGAGAGTTCGCCGAGAGAGAGCTGCAGCCCATAGCTGCCCAGTTGGACCGAGAGCACCGGTACCCAAGAGAACAG GTCCAGAAGATGGGACAGATGGGACTACTGTCAGTGGACATCCCAGAAGACCTAGGTGGAGCAGGGCTTGACTACTTGGCCTATTCTATAGCAATGGAAGAAATCAGCCGTGGTTGTGCATCCACTGGAGTCGTCATGAGCGTCAACAAC tcactttATTTAGGGCCAGTCTTCAAAAATGCCACTGAAGAACAGAAAAAGAAATGGATTACACCTTTTTGTAGTGGGGACAAGGTCGGCTGCTTTGCACTCAGTGAACCAG GCAATGGCAGTGATGCAGGGGCAGCAAATACAGTTGCCAGGCTGGATGGGGAAGAGTGGGTTCTAAATGGAACAAAATCCTGGATTACAAATGCATGGGAAGCCTCTGCAGCTGTCGTCTTTGCTACAACAGATAAGTCCAAGAAACACAAG GGTATTAGTGCTTTTTTGGTTGAGATGCCAACTCCAGGCCTTTCTCTTGGAAAGAAAGAAGATAAGTTGGGAATCCGGGCTTCTTCCACTGCCAACTTGATTTTTGAAGATTGCCGTATACCGCGTGAGAATCTTCTAGGACAGGCTGGAATGGGCTTTAAAATTGCTATG CAAACTTTAGATGCTGGTAGGATTGGCATTGCATCTCAGGCTCTTGGTATTGCTCAGGCCGCTCTGGACTGTGCTGTGGACTATGCAGAGAAGAGGATCGCATTTGGTGCGCCAATTACCAAACTGCAAGCTATCCAG TTTAAGCTGGCAGACATGGCTCTAGCACTGGAGAGTGCAAGGCTTCTGACCTGGAGAGCAGCAATGCTGAAGGATAACAAAAAGCCTTTTACCAAG GAAGCTGCAATGGCAAAACTGGCAGCATCTGAGGCTGCTACAAAGTTATCACACCAG GCCATTCAGATTCTTGGTGGCATGGGGTATGTGACAGAGATGCCTGCTGAACGTCACTATAGAGATGCACGAATTACTGAAATCTATGAAGGCACCAGTGAGATCCAAAGACTAGTAATAGCCAACCAACTGCTTAAGGAATACCAGCATTAG